Sequence from the Coriobacteriia bacterium genome:
GGCAGTCGGGGCCAAGCAGGCCACGGGTCCTACCGGCGTAACCTATGAGCCTTCCACCTGCATCAACCCCGCATGCCACGACTACGCTGCGGTCAGCACAGGAGGCTTCATCCCCGAGTGCGGCAGCTGTCACGCGTCGAGTGCCGATGAGACCCACGGGGCCCCGCATGTGGCGACAGACGACGCTGTGTGTGGAGTGGCGTGCTCCGATTGCCACGAGTTGAGCATGACGATCGAGCACGAGAAGCCCGAGTCGACAAGCTCGGGCCAGGGTTGCACGGCGTGTCATCCGACTCCCGCTGCCGCCGCCAAGCCCTGGAACGGCAGTTGCGCCACAGCCGACTGCCACACGGCCACCTCCGGTGCGCCGATGCATCTCGAGATGGCCGTGGCGCACGCGGTTTCGGAAAGCAATGGGGTCTGCCTCGGCTGCCACGCTGGCAGTGAGCTCGGCTTGATACACACAGGCGCCGAGAACCCCGACACGGGAGACGCGTCCTGTCTCGTCTGCCACACTGGCGAGACCGGCGAACCGGCTACCAACGACTGCACGGTCTGCCACTTCACCTTCGACGAGCACTACGACGAGGTGGCGCACCAGTCCGACACGCTCATCGGTTGCAGTGGCACCGGCTGCCACGAGACCCCGGACCTCTTCGCGGTTCACACGCAGCGCAACGCCGAGTTCGGGTGTGTTGGCTGCCACGACAGCACGCGGGTCGCGGTGCAGGATGCGATCGCCGAAGGAGACACGTCGTGCTTCGACTGTCACGCCGATGTGTCTCCCACAAGCCCGCACTACTCGGTCCACTGGGCTCAGCCGCCGCTGTTCACGGTCGACCCAGTCACGAACGTGCACACGAACTACTACTCCTACTACGATGGCACCTCGGGCAGCGCGCCCACGGGTGACTGCGCCATGTGCCACACCTCGAACCTCGTCGAAGAGCATAACGGCCGCTGGGACGCGACCATCGGCTTCTGGAGCCGCCGGCCGCGTTACGACAGCGAGGGCAATGCGCTCACATGCAACACCTGCCACGGCTCATCCGACTCAACGGTCACGGGTTCGATCGCGGACGGCGCCACGGCCTGCGACTCCTGTCACGCGATCCATGGGCCGGTCTTCTCCGGCGCCCATGCCTCGACGTTCGTCGACAGTCCGGAGGTCGAATGCGCCGACTGCCACGAGGACGACCTGGTTTCAGAGCACGACGGGACCTATCCGGTGCAGACCGCCGACGGTCTGAAGAACGTCACCGGTTGCGCCGTCTGCCACAGCTACACGTACGGTGAGCGGGGAGACGTGGTCCAGGCTGCGATCTCCGAGACCAACGACACGCGCTGTTCGGCCTGCCACGCCGCTTACCACACCGACTCGACGGCGCATGATGCCTCGAGCGCTGCGAGTCTCGAGTGCGGTGTCTGTCATGCCGAGGGCCAGACCACGATCGACGTGACGTCGGTCCACTCCACCTGCGCCACCTGCCACCAGGCGGAGCGCCTCGGCGCGATCTCGGATCACACCGCCGAGTGCTCGAGCTGCCACGCAACGGCGGGTACCGACTATCACGCCGAGATGGACGGGCTGCACACATTCACCGCCATGGGTGAGAGCTGCAAGTCCTGTCACGACCAGACGCTCCCCGAGGCGCATGCGGACTATCTCGATCGCTACCCGGCGTACAGCTCCACCTGCGCGCTCTGCCACAAGAATGCCGACCCGGATAGCATCAACTGGGACACGGCCTCGGCCGACTGCTCGACGTGTCACGAGATTCACGGCGACGTTGAAGTGCTGCACACGTCAACGGCAAGCCAGGGTTGCGTGCGCTGTCACGACTCGGCGGATGTGCGGCTCGTCCACGCAGCGACTGCTGGCGATCCAGACACTTCGTGCGATGTCTGCCACAACGCCACATTCGAGCTCTCGGCTGACATGACAGCTGAGTGCGAGACGTGCCATAACGCCGGGGGCGTGCCATTCCACACGTCGATGAACGTGCTCCACATCGGCCTGGGTACCTCGGGTACGTGCGAAGGTTCGGCGTGCCACGTTCGGGACGTCGCCACGCTGCACGAGGAGTTCATCGGTCCGGGCACGCAGTATCCGCAGTACCAGGACACGTGCTCGCTCTGCCACCTGAACGATGACCCCGACCGCATCGACTGGGACGTGGCCACCAACGGGACGTGCTGGAATTGCCACGGTGCGCCGCACGATCGGATGAGCCACGTGGCGAGTTCGGTCCAGAGTCTGGACTGTGCCGGCTGTCATGATGACTGGGTCGTGGAGACCCACAACGCATACGAACCCACGGGCGGGTCCCTGGACAACTGCAATACCTGCCATCGCAATCCGCTTGCTGGCAACATGACGTGGGACAAGTCCACCTCGGACTGCGAGGGGTGCCACGACAAGTACCCGGCCGCCACGAACCACTACCCGGCGGACAAGCACCTCGCAGTCCACGCGGACGTCTGCGTTGACTGCCACTACATGGACCTGAAGTCCGAGCACGTGAAGGTCGATGTGGCGTGTATCGAGTGCCACACCGACCCGTCGGACTCAGCGATCATTGCGGCCGGCTGGAACATGAACTGCGATCAGTGCCACATGGACAACCATGATGACGAAGCCACGCGGCATGCATCCACGCGCGCCGACTGCAGCACGTCGGGCTGCCACGAGTCGGATGTCTCCGCGATCCACAGTGGTCTGCCCTGGATGGGCTGCAAGAGCTGCCACACGGGCCCGGCACAGCTTGCCTCTGATCTCACCAAGAACTGCACCGACAGCGGCTGTCACGACGATGGATACCACACCACACTACCGGGGCTGCATACCGCCACCGCGAGCGCGGCCTGCACGCGTTGCCACACCGAGCGGCTGGCGGACGGCTCGCAGCTCGAGCCGATCCACGACGCAGCGTGCGCAACCTGCCACAACAGCACGATCGATGCCTCGACCAAGACAGCCGAGTGCACCACGTGCCACAACACCACCGTAGCGCCGTACCACGCGGCAATGGACAGCACCCACGACTTCACGACCATGAGCAGCGGCTGCCAGCAATCCGGCTGTCACCTGAAGACGCTACCCGAGGAGCACGCGAGGTACCTGTCGCGGTATCCGTCGTACGCCGATACCTGCGCCCTGTGCCACTTGAACGCGAATGCGGGTCGCATCGACTGGGCGACTGCTTCAGCAGACTGTTCGACGTGCCACGAGATCCATGGCGACATCGCGGTGGTTCACACGGCAACAGCCAGCCAGTCATGCAGAGCCTGTCATGAGACACAGAACGCGCTCGACATCCATGTCAAGAAGGACGGCAGCGGCGACACCAACTGCGCTCTGTGTCACAACGCGGCGGCCGGCCGCATCAACTGGGACCCGGCTACCGTGTCGATGGAGTGCACGTACTGCCACGGCACGTACGCGCAGATCGACCCGGCCCACTATCCGGTGGCGGCGCACGACGCGTCGGCCCAGACGGGCTGCAACCAGTGCCACTACAAGGACATGAAGGCTGAGCACTTCCTGGCCACCGTGTCGCCGGCGGTCACGTGCGTGTCGTGCCATGAGCTCAAGGTGGATGCATTCGCGGCGCCGTGGGACAAGACGTGCGGCTCGTGTCACCCGACCAACCACCGTGACAAGAACACCAAGCACCTCTCGACATCCGCAAGCTGCGGCGGCACCGGTTGCCACGACATCGCCAACGTGGACGCGATCCACTCGGCCACGAGCAGCGGATGCAAGGCGTGCCACGTCTCGCCGTCCGTTCGCGCTACGACAACGACTTGCACGGCCGCGGGCTGTCACGCGAGCATCGGAACGAATCATCACGAGGCGCACAACGCGGCGTCGGTGAACCCCAGCGGCTGCAAGGGTTGCCATTCCATGTATCTCGATGACGAGCATTCCGCACTCGGATACGCCTGCGCGGCATGCCACGATTCGACGAACAGCGCAGTCGTTGCGGCGATCGCCGCCGGCGATCTGCGGTGCAAGACATGCCACCCGGGGTTGCACGGAAAGCAGAACTACGAGTTCAACCCGAGCATGTCGAGCGTTCACCGCGTGAGTGTCGAGTTGCCGGGGATGCGTTCGTCGTTCGTAGTGGGCGGCCGGTCGTACACCTGGAGCTTGCCGTCGACCACCAGCTTCCTCAAGTCGGGCTGGACCGCGAGCAGCATGATGTCGTGCGACAGCTGTCACGCGTACACGGGCGCAGCGGGACCGCATGGAGCGACCATGCAGGTGAAGATGGATCCGGGGTATCCAGCCGACTGGCAGACCAAGCGGCTGGCCGGGAGCTCGAGCTTCAGCGACTACAACAGCAGCCCGGTTGCGCCTGCGTACACGGGGGGTTATGTGGGCACCTCGACCGGCGCGGTCATTTGCGACAAGTGCCACAACACCAACTACAGCAATATGAACGAGGTCCACGGCAAGGGCGCTCACGAGGGTGCGTACTGCACCGACTGCCACACGCAGATGCCGCACGGTTGGCGTCTGCCGCGGTTGCTGGCGTACACGAGCGACCCGTCCCCCTACGCGGCGCGGAGGCTTGCGGGCATCAGCCTCACGAGCCACTCCGCCACGAGTGGTTGGGACGACAGCGACTGCTACGCGGGCTGCCACAGTCACGAAAACACCGTGTCGCCGGCATGGCCTACGGCTGACATCGTTGTCACGACCGGCGCTATCAGCGGGACGGTCAAGAACTCCTCTGGTGCTGCCATCTCGGGTGCGACAGTGAGCATCGCAGGCAAGACGGCGACCACGTCGAGCACCGGTGTCTACACCGTCAGCGATGTCACGGCGGGCACCTACACGATGACCGTGAGCGCCGCCGGCTACACCTCGTGGTCGGGCTCCGTGACGATCACCGTGGGCGGCACCCTCGCGCAGAACGTGACGCTCTCGGCCGTCCCGGTGACGACCGGCGCCATCGGTGGGACGGTCAAGAACCCCGCTGGAGCTGCCATCTCCGGTGCGACAGTAAGCGTTGCGGGCAAGACCGCGACCACGTCGAGCACCGGGGTGTACTCGGTCACCGGCATCACGGCCGGCACCTACACGATGACCGTGAGCGCCACCGGCTACACCTCGTGGACGGGTCAGGTTTCGATCACGGCAGGTGGCACGGCCACTAAGAACGTGACGCTGGCGGCGGTGCCGACGGCCACGAACCTCGCCCGGACCGGGACGGCCTCGGCATCGAGTCAGGCAAGCGGCTCCTATAGCGCTGCTAAGGCGATCGATGGAAGCACGAGCACATACTGGCGGTCATCCTCGGGCGGTACGCAATGGCTGCGCGTCGACCTCGGGTCCGCGAAGACCATCTCGAGCGTGGTGGTGAACTGGACCAGCTACTACGCGAAGTCGTATCGCATCGAGACATCGAACGACGGCTCGAACTGGACGCAGCAGTTCACGACGACGTCGGGCAACGGCGGCATCGACACGATCGCCATACCGTCGGTCTCTGCGCGGTACGTGCGCGTCTACTGCACGAGTGCGAACTCCACCAACTACCGGGTCAACGAGTTCGAGGTCTGGGGCAACTAGTCGGCAAAGTCCGGGAGGCGCATCCTCCGGGTGACGTTCGAGACGCCCTCGCCACTACGGCGGGGGCGCTTCTCTTTACACCGCACCCGTGTTGCGAAGCGCCTCGATAACCTCGCGCGTGGTCTCCAGCGCGGCATCGGGCCGCCGCCCGGGGGCGCCCGGGTCCTCGGCGAGCGCCGGGGGCAACTCCACACCCGTGAGCGTACCGGCGAGCAGCGTCCAGGCCTTGGGCACGATGCGCTGCCAGGAGTAGCCGCCACCGCCCGTGGCGAGCAGCCGGCCTTCGCACAGTTCGTCGGCGAGCGCCACGATCCGCCCGTAGAGGCTCCGGAATCCGTCGAGCGTCACGCCGAGTGTGGTGAGCGGGTCGCTCCAGTGCGCGTCCACGCCGCACTGCGCCACGATGAAGTCCGGCCCGAACGCGCGCGCGGCCGGTGTCACCACCTCATCGAAGGCGAGCAGGTAGCACTCGTCGGTGGCGAGCGGTGGCAGCGGCACGTTGAGCGCGCTGCCGAGGCCGGGTCCGTACCCGCGTTCGTCGATGCCACCCGTGCCGGGGAAGAGGTACCGGCCGGTCTCGTGGAGCGAGATCGTGAGTACGCGGGGTTCCTCGTAGAAGATGTCCTGAACGCCGTCGCCATGATGGGCGTCGATGTCCACGTAGAGCACGCGTAGTGCGGGGTCTCGCTCGAGCGCGGCTGCGATTGCCACCGCGACGTCGTTGTACACGCAGAACCCGGAGGCATAATCGCGGTGTGCGTGGTGGAGGCCTCCGGCGGGGGAGAACGCCCGAATGTATGCTCCGCTCGTGACGGTTTCGAGTGCGGCGGCGGTGGCCCCGCACACGAGCGCAGCGGCATCGTGCATCCCCGGGAAGGCCGGCGTGTCGCCCGGGCCGATGCCGGCCTGCGGGCGCCAGAGCCCGCCGGGTCCGGACGCGCGTTCCACGGTCTCGAGGTACGCCTCGGTGTGGACGCGCAACAGGTCCTCGGCGGTCGCGGCCTCGAAGGGGATCGGCCGCAACGCGCCTTCGGCGATGAGACCGTGCGCCTCCATCATCGCTACGGCGAGCGATACCCGCTCGGGCCGGAACGGATGCTCGGGGCCGAGGTCGTACGCGTCGAGCTCGTGCGTGTAGGCGAAGGCCACTTCCACGGCGCATCTCCCTTCGGGCAGTAGATGCCCGCTTGGGGCGTGGCGTGAACGTTTCAGCTGCATCTCCGGTGGCGAACGCCGGTGATTTGCGGCTCCGCAGCGCGTCCCGTATACTGCGAAACCTGTCAATGACACAGCACGATCGGCGTTGACGGGGATCAGTAGGGGCCAATCCCAGCAGCAGAGAGTCGGGGACGGTGGAAACCCGACGCGGGACGCTTCGAAACTCACCCCTGAGCCACCCGGAAGAACGTGCCCGGTGCTCTCGCGCGGATGACCTCCGCTGAGAGCCGGGACCAGTAAGACGGGTCGGTGGCATCCGTTACCTGCCGCATGAAACTCACTCGCAAGCGCACGGGCACACACGCCCCGTGCGTTCCTGCGCTGCATGCGGCATCAAGCGGGCGCCCCGCCCCCAAGAGGCAGGGGTACGCGCATGGAGCTTCGCAGCGACCGCATGAAGAAGGGCGCCGTCCGGGCGCCCCACCGCAGCCTCCTCAAGGCCGACGGCCTCATCGATGAGGAGATCGCGCGCCCGCTCGTGGCCGTCATCAACTCGGCCAACGACATCATCCCCGGTCACGTGGGCATGGACCGTGTGGCCGAAGCCGTGAAGACCGGCGTCCGCATCGCCGGCGGCACACCCCTCGAGATCTCAACCATCGGTGTATGTGACGGTATCGCCATGGGCCACGAGGGCATGAAGTTCTCGCTCGCGAGCCGTGAGGTCATCGCGGACTCGGTGGAGATCGCCGTGTCGGCGCACGCCTTCGACGCGGTGGTGCTCATCCCCAACTGCGACAAGATCATCCCCGGCATGCTTATGGCCGCCGCTCGCCTCGACCTGCCGACTGTCGTGGTCTCCGGCGGCCCGATGCTTGCGGGGCGCTGGGAGGGTAAGCACGTCGACCTCGACACGGTGTTCACTGCCGTGGGCGGGCACGCAGTGGGCGAAGTGAGCGACGAGCGGCTGCTCGACTTGGAGAACAACGCGTGCCCCACGTGCGGCAGCTGCGCCGGCATGTTCACAGCCAACTCGATGAACTGCCTCACCGAGGCGATCGGCATGGGACTTCCGGGCAACGGAACGGTCCCCGCGGTCTACTCGGAACGCATCCGTCTGGCCAAGTACGCCGGCATGCAGGTGATGGCGCTCCTCGAGCAAGGCATCACCGCGCGGAAGATCATGACGAAGGCGGCCATCACCAACGCGATGACCGTGGACATGGCGTTTGGCGGGTCCTCGAACACGGTGCTGCACCTCACCGCGATCGCTGCCGAGGCCGGCGAACCCATCACGCTCGACGACTGGCAGGCAGTCTCCGCGCGCACGCCCAACCTCGTGCGCGTTTCGCCGGCGAGCGACTATCACATCGAGGACCTCTACTTCGCGGGTGGCATCCCGGCCATCATGGCCGAGCTCGCCAAGGGCGACCTCATCGATACGCATGCGCTCACGGTGACAGGCCACACCATCGGCGACACGATCAAGCACGTCGCCGGAGCCGACGGCGCGGTCATCCGCACCATCGACGACCCGTACGCCACCGTCGGCGGCCTGCGGGTCCTCAAGGGCAACCTCGCCCCGCGCGGCGCGGTTGTGAAGCAGTCGGCGGTCGCGCCCGAGATGCGCCAGCACGCGGGCCCCGCGCGCATCTTCGAAAGCGAGGAGGAGGCGAGCGCCGCCATCCTCGGCGGGAAGATCCGCGAGGGCGACGTGATCGTCATCCGCTACGAGGGCCCAAAGGGTGGTCCGGGGATGCGCGAGATGCTCTCGCCGACTTCGGCTGTGAAGGGCATGGGCCTCGCCAAGAGCGTGGCGCTCATCACCGACGGCCGCTTCAGTGGCGCCACTTCGGGCGCCTCGATCGGGCACGTAAGCCCCGAGGCCGCCGAGGGCGGACCGATCGCGCTCATCGAGGAGGGCGACACCATCACGATCGACATCGACGCGGGCACGCTCACCCTCGAGGTGACCGACGAGTACCTCGCCATGCGCGCCCGCGCGTGGACGGCCCCGGAACCCAAGGTGAAGACCGGCTATCTCGCCCGCTACGCGCACTTCGTCACGAGCGCGGACAAGGGCGCGGTGCTGGAATCGTGAGCACGCGAGACGACCAGGAGGTGAACGCATGAAAGTGACCGCAGCACAGGCCATCGTCAAGTCGCTCGAAGCCGAGGGTGTCGAGGTCGTATTCGGCTACCCCGGCGGTGTGGTTCTGCCGCTCTTTGACGCGCTGTACGAGGCGCCGTCGATCCGCGTGATCCTCACCCGGCACGAGCAGGGTGCCACGCACGCGGCGGATGCGTACGCGCGCGTGACCGGCAAGCCCGGCGTCGTGATCGTCACGAGCGGGCCGGGGGCGGCCAACACGGTCACCGGCATCGCGAACGCCTACATGGACTCGGTGCCGCTGGTGGTGATCACCGGCCAGGTGGCCACGCATGTCCTCGGCACCGACGCGTTCCAGGAGACCGACATCACGGGCATCACCATCCCGATCACAAAGCACAACTACCTGCTCGACGACCCGGCCGACGTGCCCGAGGTGATGGCCGAGGCGTTCCACATCGCCTCGACCGGTCGTCCCGGACCGGTGCTGATCGACCTGCCGGTGGACATCTCGCGCGGCGAGATCATGTTCAAGTATCCCGAGCGCGTGAACCTGCCCGGCTACAAGCCCACCATCAAGGGCCACGCCAAGCAGATCAAAGACGCTGCTACGCTGATCTCCAAGGCGCGCAAGCCGCTTCTGTACGTGGGCGGTGGCGTGCTCTCGAGCAACGCGGCCAGGGAGCTCAAGGAGCTTGCCGAGCTGATGCAGCTTCCTGTGGTGACCACGCTCATGGGCAAAGGCGCGTTCCCGGAGGACCACCACCTCTTCGTGGGCATGCCGGGCATGCACGGCGGCAAGTTCACCAACTACGCGATCACCGAGACCGACCTGCTCTTCGGCATCGGCGTGCGCTTCGACGACCGCGTGACCGGCAAGCTTGCCACCTTCGCGAACAAGGCCAAGGTCATCCATGCCGACATCGACCCGGCGGAGATCGGCAAGAACCGCAGCGTGGACCTGCCGATCGTGGGAGACGCGAAGTCCGTTCTAGTTGGCATCATCTCCGAGCTGCGCAAGATGAACGCCGAGCCGCGCACGGAGGCGTGGATGCGCGTCATCGATGACTGGCGGACGCGGTACCCGTTCCACTACCACGCCTCCGAGACGTCGATCATGCCCGAGTATGCGGTCGAGCGCGTCCGCGAGCTCACGAAGGACCGCCCCACCGTGTACTGCACCGAGGTGGGCCAGAACCAGATGTGGTCCTGCCAGTACTTGAAGATCCGCGAACCGCGGACGTGGGCGTCCTCCGGCGGCCTCGGCACGATGGGCTTTGGCCTTCCGGCCGCCATCGGCGCGCAGCTCGGCCGGCCAGACTACCTCGTGATCGACATCGCCGGCGACGGCTCCATTCAGATGAACAGCCAGGAACTCGCTACGGCGGCCATCAACAAGCTGCCGGTCAAGGTCGTCATCCTGAACAACGGCTACCTCGGCATGGTGCGTCAGTGGCAGGAGCTCTTCTACGACAAGCGCTACTCGAGCTCCACGTTGCCGCAGGACTGCCCCGACTTTGTGAAGCTCGCCGAGGCGTACGGCGCATTCGGCGTGCGGGCCACCACGCCGGCCGAGCTCGATGAGGCTCTGATCGCGGCGTTCGCCTACGACGGCCCGGCGATCGTTGACGTCCGCGTGGAGCGCGAAGAGAACGTGTTCCCGATGGTGGCGCCCGGCGGTTCGATCGATGAGATGCTCGGTGGAATCCCGGGAGGCCCCGTCTCCGACATGTTGGATGCCGAGGAGTTCCTCGAGGAGGTGTGGGAGTAATGAAGCACACACTCTCGGTGCTCGTGGAGAACAAGCCCGGCGTGCTCACGCGCGTGGCGTCGCTGTTTGCGAGGCGCGGCTTCAACATCGACTCGCTCGCGGTGGGCGAGACCGAGGACCCCACGCTCTCGCGCATGACCATCGTGGTGGCAGCCGATGAGGTGGCCATCGAACAGGTCACCAAGCAGCTTCATAAGCTCATCAACGTGATCAAGATCCAGGACCTGGATCCGAAGGACATGATCGACCGCGAGCTCGTGCTCTACAAGGTGAACGCCGCTCCCGAGCGGCGGCACGAGATCATCGAGATCGCGAACGTCTTCCGCGCCAAGATCGTGGACGTGGGCAAGAACTCGCTCACGATCGAGGCCACCGGCACGAGCGACAAGCTTGCAGCCATGGAAGACCTGCTGCGCGCGTACGGCATCAAGGAACTCGCTCGGACCGGCAAGATCGCCCTGGCGCGCGGGAGCCGCGACGCATAGGGGCTCGTATAGGTCAGCAAGGGCGCCCGCTCGGGCGCGAGGAGGAGGAAGACAGAATGGCAACCGTCTACTACGAGAAGGACTGCGACCTGTCGCTCGTCCGTGACCGCAAGATCGCGGTCATCGGCTACGGCTCGCAGGGTCATGCGCACGCGCTCAACCTGCACGACAGCGGCTGCGACGTGCGCGTGGGTTTGCGCGCCGGCTCCAGCAGCTGGGAGAAGGCCAAGGAGGCCGGACTCAAGGTCATGACGCCGCGCGAGGCGGCGCAGGAAGCCGACATCGTGATGATGCTCACGCCGGACGAGACCACCGCGCACATCTACTACGCGGAGATCCACGAGTCGATGATCGCAGGCAAGGTGCTCGCG
This genomic interval carries:
- the ilvB gene encoding biosynthetic-type acetolactate synthase large subunit; translated protein: MKVTAAQAIVKSLEAEGVEVVFGYPGGVVLPLFDALYEAPSIRVILTRHEQGATHAADAYARVTGKPGVVIVTSGPGAANTVTGIANAYMDSVPLVVITGQVATHVLGTDAFQETDITGITIPITKHNYLLDDPADVPEVMAEAFHIASTGRPGPVLIDLPVDISRGEIMFKYPERVNLPGYKPTIKGHAKQIKDAATLISKARKPLLYVGGGVLSSNAARELKELAELMQLPVVTTLMGKGAFPEDHHLFVGMPGMHGGKFTNYAITETDLLFGIGVRFDDRVTGKLATFANKAKVIHADIDPAEIGKNRSVDLPIVGDAKSVLVGIISELRKMNAEPRTEAWMRVIDDWRTRYPFHYHASETSIMPEYAVERVRELTKDRPTVYCTEVGQNQMWSCQYLKIREPRTWASSGGLGTMGFGLPAAIGAQLGRPDYLVIDIAGDGSIQMNSQELATAAINKLPVKVVILNNGYLGMVRQWQELFYDKRYSSSTLPQDCPDFVKLAEAYGAFGVRATTPAELDEALIAAFAYDGPAIVDVRVEREENVFPMVAPGGSIDEMLGGIPGGPVSDMLDAEEFLEEVWE
- the ilvN gene encoding acetolactate synthase small subunit, giving the protein MKHTLSVLVENKPGVLTRVASLFARRGFNIDSLAVGETEDPTLSRMTIVVAADEVAIEQVTKQLHKLINVIKIQDLDPKDMIDRELVLYKVNAAPERRHEIIEIANVFRAKIVDVGKNSLTIEATGTSDKLAAMEDLLRAYGIKELARTGKIALARGSRDA
- a CDS encoding carboxypeptidase regulatory-like domain-containing protein; translated protein: MTIEHEKPESTSSGQGCTACHPTPAAAAKPWNGSCATADCHTATSGAPMHLEMAVAHAVSESNGVCLGCHAGSELGLIHTGAENPDTGDASCLVCHTGETGEPATNDCTVCHFTFDEHYDEVAHQSDTLIGCSGTGCHETPDLFAVHTQRNAEFGCVGCHDSTRVAVQDAIAEGDTSCFDCHADVSPTSPHYSVHWAQPPLFTVDPVTNVHTNYYSYYDGTSGSAPTGDCAMCHTSNLVEEHNGRWDATIGFWSRRPRYDSEGNALTCNTCHGSSDSTVTGSIADGATACDSCHAIHGPVFSGAHASTFVDSPEVECADCHEDDLVSEHDGTYPVQTADGLKNVTGCAVCHSYTYGERGDVVQAAISETNDTRCSACHAAYHTDSTAHDASSAASLECGVCHAEGQTTIDVTSVHSTCATCHQAERLGAISDHTAECSSCHATAGTDYHAEMDGLHTFTAMGESCKSCHDQTLPEAHADYLDRYPAYSSTCALCHKNADPDSINWDTASADCSTCHEIHGDVEVLHTSTASQGCVRCHDSADVRLVHAATAGDPDTSCDVCHNATFELSADMTAECETCHNAGGVPFHTSMNVLHIGLGTSGTCEGSACHVRDVATLHEEFIGPGTQYPQYQDTCSLCHLNDDPDRIDWDVATNGTCWNCHGAPHDRMSHVASSVQSLDCAGCHDDWVVETHNAYEPTGGSLDNCNTCHRNPLAGNMTWDKSTSDCEGCHDKYPAATNHYPADKHLAVHADVCVDCHYMDLKSEHVKVDVACIECHTDPSDSAIIAAGWNMNCDQCHMDNHDDEATRHASTRADCSTSGCHESDVSAIHSGLPWMGCKSCHTGPAQLASDLTKNCTDSGCHDDGYHTTLPGLHTATASAACTRCHTERLADGSQLEPIHDAACATCHNSTIDASTKTAECTTCHNTTVAPYHAAMDSTHDFTTMSSGCQQSGCHLKTLPEEHARYLSRYPSYADTCALCHLNANAGRIDWATASADCSTCHEIHGDIAVVHTATASQSCRACHETQNALDIHVKKDGSGDTNCALCHNAAAGRINWDPATVSMECTYCHGTYAQIDPAHYPVAAHDASAQTGCNQCHYKDMKAEHFLATVSPAVTCVSCHELKVDAFAAPWDKTCGSCHPTNHRDKNTKHLSTSASCGGTGCHDIANVDAIHSATSSGCKACHVSPSVRATTTTCTAAGCHASIGTNHHEAHNAASVNPSGCKGCHSMYLDDEHSALGYACAACHDSTNSAVVAAIAAGDLRCKTCHPGLHGKQNYEFNPSMSSVHRVSVELPGMRSSFVVGGRSYTWSLPSTTSFLKSGWTASSMMSCDSCHAYTGAAGPHGATMQVKMDPGYPADWQTKRLAGSSSFSDYNSSPVAPAYTGGYVGTSTGAVICDKCHNTNYSNMNEVHGKGAHEGAYCTDCHTQMPHGWRLPRLLAYTSDPSPYAARRLAGISLTSHSATSGWDDSDCYAGCHSHENTVSPAWPTADIVVTTGAISGTVKNSSGAAISGATVSIAGKTATTSSTGVYTVSDVTAGTYTMTVSAAGYTSWSGSVTITVGGTLAQNVTLSAVPVTTGAIGGTVKNPAGAAISGATVSVAGKTATTSSTGVYSVTGITAGTYTMTVSATGYTSWTGQVSITAGGTATKNVTLAAVPTATNLARTGTASASSQASGSYSAAKAIDGSTSTYWRSSSGGTQWLRVDLGSAKTISSVVVNWTSYYAKSYRIETSNDGSNWTQQFTTTSGNGGIDTIAIPSVSARYVRVYCTSANSTNYRVNEFEVWGN
- a CDS encoding acetoin utilization protein AcuC, which codes for MEVAFAYTHELDAYDLGPEHPFRPERVSLAVAMMEAHGLIAEGALRPIPFEAATAEDLLRVHTEAYLETVERASGPGGLWRPQAGIGPGDTPAFPGMHDAAALVCGATAAALETVTSGAYIRAFSPAGGLHHAHRDYASGFCVYNDVAVAIAAALERDPALRVLYVDIDAHHGDGVQDIFYEEPRVLTISLHETGRYLFPGTGGIDERGYGPGLGSALNVPLPPLATDECYLLAFDEVVTPAARAFGPDFIVAQCGVDAHWSDPLTTLGVTLDGFRSLYGRIVALADELCEGRLLATGGGGYSWQRIVPKAWTLLAGTLTGVELPPALAEDPGAPGRRPDAALETTREVIEALRNTGAV
- the ilvD gene encoding dihydroxy-acid dehydratase, whose amino-acid sequence is MELRSDRMKKGAVRAPHRSLLKADGLIDEEIARPLVAVINSANDIIPGHVGMDRVAEAVKTGVRIAGGTPLEISTIGVCDGIAMGHEGMKFSLASREVIADSVEIAVSAHAFDAVVLIPNCDKIIPGMLMAAARLDLPTVVVSGGPMLAGRWEGKHVDLDTVFTAVGGHAVGEVSDERLLDLENNACPTCGSCAGMFTANSMNCLTEAIGMGLPGNGTVPAVYSERIRLAKYAGMQVMALLEQGITARKIMTKAAITNAMTVDMAFGGSSNTVLHLTAIAAEAGEPITLDDWQAVSARTPNLVRVSPASDYHIEDLYFAGGIPAIMAELAKGDLIDTHALTVTGHTIGDTIKHVAGADGAVIRTIDDPYATVGGLRVLKGNLAPRGAVVKQSAVAPEMRQHAGPARIFESEEEASAAILGGKIREGDVIVIRYEGPKGGPGMREMLSPTSAVKGMGLAKSVALITDGRFSGATSGASIGHVSPEAAEGGPIALIEEGDTITIDIDAGTLTLEVTDEYLAMRARAWTAPEPKVKTGYLARYAHFVTSADKGAVLES